In Candidatus Sulfurimonas marisnigri, a single genomic region encodes these proteins:
- a CDS encoding chemotaxis protein CheW — protein sequence MSTANQDSSDNQFLTFYVAGEIYALSVLHIKEIIEYSIVTKVPLMQECVSGITNIRGSVIPVIDLGIRLNISHTQTINKRTSIIVIEKEDEIQNFQVGLVVDEVNEVYDIITKEQEDAPVFGSKIRKEFIEHIGKVKGSFIPILNSSELVNIEELSKVNNAKDA from the coding sequence ATGAGTACTGCCAATCAAGATAGTAGTGACAATCAGTTCTTAACATTTTATGTTGCTGGTGAAATATACGCTCTTTCAGTTTTGCATATAAAAGAAATTATTGAGTATTCAATAGTTACTAAGGTACCATTAATGCAAGAGTGCGTTAGTGGCATTACAAATATTAGAGGCAGTGTGATACCTGTAATAGATTTGGGAATTCGTTTAAATATTTCACATACACAAACCATAAATAAAAGAACATCAATTATAGTTATCGAAAAAGAGGATGAGATACAAAACTTTCAAGTTGGACTTGTAGTTGATGAGGTAAATGAGGTCTATGACATCATCACAAAAGAGCAAGAAGATGCACCTGTGTTTGGCAGTAAAATTAGAAAAGAGTTTATTGAGCATATTGGAAAAGTTAAAGGGTCATTCATACCAATATTAAACTCCTCAGAATTAGTTAATATTGAAGAGCTATCAAAAGTAAACAATGCAAAGGATGCATAA
- a CDS encoding response regulator transcription factor: MNRHTIIIVEDDEITALNLKLSLQKHGYDIIAICDNASDAKKKIDEYKPDIIIIDISLQESNDGIELAKVIRKKYSIPFIYLTSHSDDDIIAEAIKTEPYGYIVKPFDPASLHATIQMAIFKFSVESERNEDINASKIDKQHLDKLLYAKRDPDKPFISFGDAYHMDIAKDEIFYNNEKIKLTKKEYAILRLLVAKLGHVISFNQAIDYVWQDNGATENSIRTLVWRLRNKLPTDIIKNASGIGYHIEK; this comes from the coding sequence ATGAACAGACACACTATTATTATTGTAGAAGATGATGAGATTACTGCTTTAAATCTAAAGCTTTCTCTACAAAAACATGGATATGACATTATTGCAATATGTGACAATGCCTCCGATGCAAAAAAGAAAATAGATGAATACAAGCCTGATATCATTATTATAGACATATCTCTTCAGGAGAGCAATGATGGTATAGAGTTGGCAAAAGTAATAAGAAAAAAGTATTCTATACCATTTATATATTTAACTTCACACAGTGATGATGATATCATTGCAGAGGCAATCAAAACAGAACCTTATGGATACATAGTTAAGCCATTTGATCCAGCTTCTTTACATGCTACTATACAGATGGCTATTTTCAAGTTTAGTGTAGAAAGTGAAAGAAATGAAGATATAAATGCTTCTAAAATAGACAAACAGCACTTAGATAAACTGCTGTATGCAAAAAGAGACCCAGATAAGCCGTTCATATCTTTTGGAGATGCTTATCATATGGATATTGCTAAAGATGAAATATTTTATAATAATGAAAAAATTAAACTTACAAAAAAAGAGTACGCTATTCTACGTCTTCTTGTTGCCAAACTAGGTCATGTTATAAGTTTTAATCAAGCTATTGACTATGTATGGCAAGATAATGGAGCAACAGAAAACAGCATTAGAACATTAGTTTGGAGACTTAGAAATAAGCTCCCTACAGATATAATAAAAAATGCTTCAGGCATAGGCTATCATATTGAAAAATAG
- a CDS encoding chemotaxis protein CheA: MNLDFIDMLDGYKAENDELLQKMEDALMQIQEEGMNDENINAVFRAAHTIKGSSGMFGIDYIVEFTHIAENLLDKIRNHKIPMSGEIIELLLACKDQMQILINFVMSDPEGHPDEDIKSDSKRLINELQAHLDGNDNLHVEETVEIVELIEINEYQIKIDFASDTFSHGFDTYTFINFLHELGEIKNIQTDTESIPIFTDINPSNCYMSYIIDVHSSKDSQELEAAFDFVKEGSTVSVIDLSESKQKPEPVKTIEKKREIQIEGSKAKNTPQAVKQTNFIRIEASKVDSLINLIGEMVISNASVMQHAANLRDSELIESVSTVTRMLEEVRENAMQIRMVPIGETFNKFKRIVHDTANKVGKKVDLIINGGDTELDKTVIEKIADPLVHLIRNSIDHGIETPDVREAFGKSITGVLHLNAYHDAGSIAIEIIDDGKGLDAEVLLRKGIEKGLIDEQSEPTQKEIFDLILQAGFSTAEKVSDISGRGVGMDVVKRNISDLHGGIEIESEKSKGTKVTIRLPLTLAIIDGFLTKVGNTHIIIPLDMLVECIELNKKTIAQMHNNSYINLRGRVLPLLNISTYFKIPHSDTARSNVIVIQYAGQRMGIIVDELLGELQTVIKPMGQLFNELKYFSGSTILGSGEVALIMDIQVMLQMMESKQKKELVA, translated from the coding sequence ATGAATTTAGATTTCATAGATATGCTCGACGGATATAAAGCAGAAAATGATGAGTTGCTTCAAAAGATGGAAGATGCTCTAATGCAGATTCAAGAAGAGGGCATGAATGATGAAAACATTAATGCTGTCTTTCGCGCTGCACATACCATTAAGGGTAGTTCTGGTATGTTCGGCATAGATTATATAGTTGAGTTTACGCATATAGCTGAGAACTTATTAGATAAAATCAGAAATCATAAGATACCAATGAGCGGTGAAATCATTGAACTCCTTTTAGCATGTAAAGACCAGATGCAAATACTCATCAACTTTGTTATGAGTGACCCTGAAGGGCATCCAGATGAAGATATAAAGAGTGACAGCAAAAGACTGATAAATGAGTTGCAAGCCCATTTAGATGGTAATGACAATCTACATGTAGAAGAAACAGTCGAAATAGTTGAATTAATTGAGATAAACGAGTACCAAATAAAAATAGATTTTGCCTCCGATACATTCAGTCACGGTTTTGACACATATACCTTTATAAATTTTCTTCATGAATTAGGTGAAATAAAAAATATTCAAACAGACACAGAATCTATTCCTATATTTACAGATATTAATCCATCAAATTGTTACATGTCATATATTATAGATGTGCACAGCAGTAAAGATTCTCAAGAATTGGAAGCAGCTTTTGATTTTGTTAAGGAGGGCTCCACAGTTTCAGTTATAGACTTATCAGAAAGTAAACAAAAGCCTGAGCCCGTAAAAACTATTGAGAAAAAGAGAGAAATCCAGATAGAGGGCTCTAAAGCTAAAAATACTCCTCAAGCCGTAAAGCAGACAAATTTTATTCGTATAGAAGCTTCAAAAGTTGATAGTTTAATAAACCTTATAGGTGAAATGGTTATTTCAAACGCAAGTGTGATGCAACATGCTGCAAATTTGAGAGACTCAGAACTGATTGAATCGGTCTCTACAGTCACTAGAATGCTTGAAGAGGTGAGAGAAAATGCCATGCAGATTCGTATGGTTCCTATTGGTGAGACGTTTAATAAGTTTAAACGTATTGTGCACGACACTGCAAATAAGGTTGGTAAAAAAGTAGACCTTATCATTAATGGAGGAGATACAGAGCTTGACAAAACAGTAATAGAAAAGATAGCAGATCCGCTTGTTCACCTTATACGAAACTCTATTGACCACGGCATAGAAACTCCAGATGTAAGAGAAGCGTTTGGCAAAAGTATTACCGGTGTTTTACATCTAAATGCTTACCATGATGCAGGCTCCATAGCAATTGAGATTATAGATGATGGAAAAGGGCTTGATGCTGAGGTTCTTTTGAGAAAAGGTATAGAAAAAGGTCTTATAGACGAACAAAGCGAACCTACTCAAAAAGAGATTTTCGATCTGATTTTGCAGGCAGGGTTTTCTACTGCAGAAAAAGTAAGCGATATATCGGGCAGAGGTGTCGGTATGGATGTCGTAAAACGAAATATCAGTGATCTTCACGGCGGCATAGAGATAGAGAGTGAAAAATCTAAAGGTACTAAAGTTACGATTAGGTTACCTTTGACCTTGGCAATAATAGACGGATTTTTAACAAAAGTTGGCAATACACATATAATAATACCGTTAGATATGCTGGTTGAGTGTATAGAGTTAAATAAAAAGACCATAGCACAAATGCATAACAACAGCTATATTAACCTAAGAGGGAGAGTCCTTCCACTTCTAAATATAAGCACCTATTTTAAAATACCTCACAGCGATACAGCTAGGAGTAATGTAATAGTAATTCAATATGCAGGACAAAGGATGGGGATAATAGTTGATGAACTCCTAGGCGAACTTCAGACTGTTATCAAGCCAATGGGACAGCTCTTTAATGAGTTAAAGTATTTTAGCGGCTCAACTATTTTGGGGAGCGGTGAAGTAGCGTTAATAATGGATATTCAGGTAATGCTTCAAATGATGGAATCAAAACAAAAAAAAGAGCTTGTAGCTTAA
- a CDS encoding hybrid sensor histidine kinase/response regulator: MKKILPNLIKTQDVFIMAKDNILSQWISYETPQKILQLHNINNNKFLNDYASGVFDYFMGVIEGELEIGDCPVMHSLLAYLKHRDIRADELFEICSHFRRSMIDFTYDVKLNSKDIFDEISYIFDKNFQGVLQHYTDTIFQKEQEIDRHVELLSEYQKALDESAIISKTDIDGNIVYVNDKYVQLSGYSSLELIGKKHSIIKHEDMPQYYFDDLWFQLKNAGIFRGTIKNLKKNGDYFYIDVTIVKIRDPYDDSIEYMSIANDVTTLIDARLEAQKASQAKEYFLSNMSHEIRTPLNAILGFVNLLIEQDVSKQHRKYLEIILNSGENLLSIINDILDFSKLRSGEFTIEPRIFSIHDEISHTLELFVASANSKDITITSFIDPKIPKELYADSLRIKQILSNFLSNAIKFTNIGGHIRVEATCKDSILQVSVHDNGIGIVKEDIVNVFSAFAQAQHGTHENLDGTGLGLSICQQLAEHMNGSVKAESTLGEGSIFWLELPVEIHNKACQIFSDLDNIRALKIVFYSEGMENSYKSESFLKYSNIFNLSIDIVDTLDIEYDIAIFLEESANQWFKERILKSDKKYIALTSKPSDIYEKYSHITSICFPLYCSKIKTSFDELLYPDSYAPYMKSASTKFEGHILIAEDNEANQELIKILLLKYGLSYDLASNGLEALSLYKNNNYDLILMDEQMPIMDGNEAVQNILKYEIEKGLRHTPISALTANVIKGAKERGLLSGFDSFLGKPIVIKELERIFFNYLKVANTDVEKSINSGYGKNVIEGLDFKILSKELMLNEDEISMLVNLFIKKMAKQIPELKSAIEHKEYKKISLISHSIKGSSGNFRMESLQEITAIMEKMAKEENSKFNYKAMFEKVENILSKIKVS; the protein is encoded by the coding sequence ATGAAAAAGATACTTCCCAATCTCATAAAAACACAAGATGTCTTTATAATGGCAAAGGACAATATACTTTCACAGTGGATATCTTATGAAACACCACAAAAGATTTTACAGCTTCACAATATTAACAATAATAAATTTTTAAATGATTATGCGAGCGGTGTTTTTGACTACTTTATGGGTGTAATTGAAGGTGAACTGGAAATAGGTGATTGCCCAGTTATGCATAGTCTTTTAGCATACTTAAAACATAGAGATATCAGAGCTGATGAACTTTTTGAAATTTGCAGTCACTTTAGACGTTCCATGATAGATTTCACTTATGATGTTAAGCTTAACTCAAAAGATATATTTGATGAAATATCATATATTTTTGATAAAAATTTTCAGGGTGTTTTACAACATTACACTGATACTATTTTTCAAAAAGAGCAAGAGATTGATAGACATGTTGAACTTCTTAGTGAATATCAAAAAGCACTTGATGAGAGTGCAATTATCTCTAAAACAGACATTGATGGCAATATAGTCTATGTTAATGACAAGTATGTACAGTTAAGCGGATATAGTTCTTTAGAGCTGATAGGAAAAAAACACAGTATTATTAAACATGAAGATATGCCACAATACTATTTTGATGATTTATGGTTTCAATTGAAGAATGCTGGAATATTTAGAGGAACGATTAAAAATCTTAAGAAAAATGGTGATTATTTTTATATAGATGTGACTATTGTAAAAATAAGAGATCCATACGATGATTCCATTGAGTACATGTCAATTGCAAATGATGTTACAACACTTATAGATGCAAGACTCGAAGCCCAAAAAGCTTCTCAGGCAAAAGAGTATTTTTTATCAAATATGTCACACGAAATTAGAACCCCGCTTAATGCTATATTGGGATTTGTAAATCTATTAATTGAACAAGATGTTTCTAAACAGCATAGAAAATATTTAGAAATTATTTTAAATAGCGGTGAAAATTTATTGAGTATTATTAATGATATTTTGGATTTTTCGAAATTAAGAAGTGGTGAGTTTACAATTGAGCCTAGAATCTTCTCTATACATGATGAGATTAGCCACACTTTAGAGCTTTTTGTTGCTTCTGCAAACTCAAAAGATATAACAATCACATCTTTTATAGACCCAAAAATACCAAAAGAGCTTTATGCTGACTCACTAAGAATAAAACAAATTTTATCTAACTTTTTAAGTAACGCAATAAAATTTACAAATATTGGCGGTCATATAAGAGTTGAAGCTACATGTAAAGATAGTATATTGCAAGTGAGTGTCCACGACAATGGAATAGGAATAGTAAAAGAAGATATAGTGAATGTATTTTCTGCATTTGCTCAAGCTCAGCACGGAACACATGAAAACTTAGATGGAACAGGCTTAGGATTGTCAATTTGTCAGCAATTAGCAGAGCATATGAATGGTAGCGTAAAAGCTGAATCAACTCTGGGGGAGGGTAGTATATTTTGGCTTGAACTACCTGTCGAGATACACAATAAAGCGTGTCAAATTTTCAGCGATCTAGATAATATTAGAGCACTGAAAATAGTTTTTTACTCTGAAGGTATGGAGAACAGTTATAAATCAGAATCTTTTTTAAAGTACTCAAATATTTTCAATCTTAGCATTGATATTGTGGACACTCTTGATATAGAGTATGATATAGCCATATTCTTAGAAGAGAGTGCTAATCAGTGGTTTAAAGAGAGGATTTTAAAATCAGATAAAAAATATATTGCTCTTACTAGTAAGCCTAGCGATATATATGAGAAATATTCACATATTACAAGCATATGTTTTCCTCTGTATTGCTCAAAAATAAAAACATCTTTTGATGAATTGTTATACCCTGATTCTTATGCCCCTTATATGAAAAGTGCTAGTACAAAATTCGAAGGACATATTTTAATTGCAGAAGATAATGAAGCAAATCAAGAGCTAATTAAAATCTTACTTCTGAAGTATGGTTTGAGCTATGACTTAGCATCTAATGGCTTGGAAGCCTTGTCCTTATATAAAAATAATAACTATGATCTGATTTTAATGGATGAACAGATGCCGATAATGGATGGCAATGAAGCAGTTCAAAATATTTTAAAATATGAGATAGAAAAAGGTCTCAGACATACGCCAATATCTGCACTAACAGCCAATGTCATAAAAGGTGCTAAAGAGAGAGGGCTTTTAAGCGGTTTTGACTCATTTTTAGGAAAACCTATTGTAATTAAAGAGTTAGAGAGAATCTTTTTTAATTATCTAAAAGTTGCAAATACTGATGTAGAAAAATCAATCAACAGCGGTTACGGTAAAAATGTGATTGAAGGTCTAGATTTTAAAATATTAAGTAAAGAGCTTATGTTAAATGAAGATGAGATAAGTATGCTTGTTAACCTGTTTATAAAAAAGATGGCAAAACAGATACCAGAGCTAAAAAGTGCTATAGAGCATAAAGAGTATAAAAAGATTTCACTAATCTCTCATAGTATAAAGGGCTCTAGCGGTAATTTCAGAATGGAGTCGCTGCAAGAAATTACTGCCATAATGGAAAAAATGGCCAAAGAGGAAAATAGTAAATTTAATTATAAAGCTATGTTTGAAAAAGTTGAAAATATACTATCTAAAATAAAAGTATCTTAG
- a CDS encoding WD40 repeat domain-containing protein, translated as MKKLLIIFLFYSLYAKEIIPSAIYTSVGFVSDFIVYENTLYVGNDMGAVDIFDIKTTKLVNQILLPPLTSSMNQIIPADILSVDYLNGKVLILSVGNDSYRNVWIYENYMLKQIINEDYKLTLKEARFVNDEQVVFATLDSDVILHDMREKYSVYKTHVSNSAMGDMTLSEDKTKMIMADESGAVKIIDIKSSDTIKTHYSQNVDNIYKVAYSNGVILTAGQDRRVGVYQNTQEPYYIKSDFLVFCVGISPSGEVGVYSSGEENVLQLFNTKTKTKYDRLVGHTKIINQIKFISEKEIFSSSRDNKILYWELN; from the coding sequence ATGAAAAAACTTTTGATTATATTTTTATTTTATTCACTCTATGCAAAAGAGATAATCCCTAGTGCGATATATACCTCGGTTGGTTTTGTTAGTGATTTTATAGTTTATGAGAATACTCTTTATGTTGGAAATGATATGGGAGCAGTAGATATTTTTGATATTAAAACAACAAAACTAGTAAACCAAATTTTACTTCCACCACTTACTTCATCTATGAATCAGATTATTCCTGCTGATATTCTTAGCGTTGATTACCTAAACGGGAAAGTATTAATTCTAAGCGTTGGTAATGACTCATACAGAAATGTATGGATATATGAGAACTACATGTTAAAGCAGATAATAAATGAGGATTATAAACTCACTTTAAAAGAGGCCCGTTTTGTGAATGATGAGCAAGTAGTATTTGCAACATTAGATTCAGATGTTATTTTGCACGATATGAGAGAAAAGTATAGTGTATATAAAACTCATGTTTCTAACAGTGCAATGGGTGATATGACACTCAGCGAAGATAAAACAAAGATGATTATGGCTGATGAGAGTGGAGCTGTAAAGATTATTGATATTAAAAGTTCAGACACTATAAAAACTCACTACTCACAAAATGTAGACAATATTTATAAAGTTGCCTATAGTAATGGTGTTATACTTACAGCAGGACAAGACAGAAGAGTTGGAGTGTACCAAAACACACAAGAGCCTTACTATATAAAAAGTGACTTTCTTGTTTTTTGCGTTGGAATAAGTCCAAGTGGAGAAGTTGGAGTTTACTCAAGTGGTGAGGAAAATGTACTGCAACTCTTTAATACAAAAACTAAAACTAAATACGACCGATTAGTTGGTCATACAAAAATAATCAATCAAATTAAGTTTATAAGCGAGAAAGAAATATTTAGTTCGAGTAGAGATAATAAAATTTTATATTGGGAACTTAATTAA
- a CDS encoding STAS domain-containing protein → MKIYSDDGQCFVDMEYALTIEEVAIFHKEITPILLTDKEFVIHCVDLKAIDSAGLQILISLKKYLEKEEKVFEVTAGIKFNEFIDFFKLGEYFKGAIV, encoded by the coding sequence ATGAAAATTTATTCTGATGATGGGCAATGCTTTGTTGACATGGAATATGCCTTAACTATTGAAGAAGTTGCAATCTTTCATAAAGAAATCACCCCAATTCTACTAACAGATAAAGAGTTCGTAATTCACTGTGTTGATCTTAAAGCGATAGATTCAGCAGGTTTACAAATCTTAATCTCTCTAAAAAAATATCTTGAAAAAGAAGAAAAAGTTTTTGAAGTAACTGCTGGAATTAAGTTTAACGAATTCATTGATTTTTTTAAACTAGGTGAATATTTTAAAGGGGCAATAGTATGA
- a CDS encoding chemotaxis protein CheV encodes MSEIHVDNDFDEIISIELENDELVRLVTSNADVASQYVVFQNSNDEYFAINVAKVEELIEYKILDVTKTTDSSGVMKGTAKIREHFVNIVCFDSWLGINSRDNSIYELVILCDYAGVRLAIIVKSVYGVLNIEPSEMFDDSDKDTRISYLCEIVVNNKKILCKVFDSDQFLADVMPSKFAKELQKSEMISSNDKNVINKEILIAEDSVLIQNAVKQLMEKMQLSYQVFNNGKELLDSLKNENIDNIGLIITDLEMPVMGGLELLKECLNHDYYRKIPIVVNTNMANASIINTAEKLGARKVIKKLDLLTLREVILEYADR; translated from the coding sequence ATGTCAGAAATTCATGTAGACAATGATTTTGATGAAATCATATCAATAGAATTAGAAAATGATGAACTTGTTAGGCTTGTTACAAGCAATGCAGATGTTGCCAGTCAGTATGTTGTCTTTCAAAATTCTAATGATGAATATTTTGCAATAAATGTTGCTAAAGTAGAAGAGCTAATAGAATATAAAATACTTGATGTCACAAAAACAACCGATAGTTCAGGAGTTATGAAAGGCACAGCAAAAATTCGCGAGCATTTTGTCAATATTGTCTGTTTTGATTCTTGGCTAGGTATTAATAGTAGAGATAACTCAATCTATGAGTTAGTAATTCTTTGTGATTATGCCGGAGTAAGATTGGCTATTATTGTTAAGAGTGTTTATGGGGTACTAAATATCGAACCATCTGAAATGTTTGATGATTCAGATAAAGATACAAGGATCTCTTACCTTTGTGAAATTGTTGTAAATAACAAAAAAATTCTATGTAAAGTTTTTGACAGTGATCAGTTTTTAGCAGATGTGATGCCAAGCAAGTTTGCCAAAGAACTACAAAAGAGTGAAATGATTAGCAGTAATGATAAGAATGTTATAAATAAAGAGATTTTGATTGCTGAGGATAGTGTTTTAATTCAAAATGCCGTTAAACAACTGATGGAAAAGATGCAGCTTTCATATCAGGTGTTTAATAATGGCAAAGAGCTTTTGGATTCACTTAAGAATGAAAATATTGATAATATAGGACTAATTATTACAGATTTAGAGATGCCTGTGATGGGTGGACTTGAACTGCTAAAAGAGTGCTTAAATCATGATTATTACCGTAAAATCCCAATTGTTGTAAATACGAATATGGCAAACGCGAGCATAATCAATACGGCTGAAAAACTTGGAGCAAGAAAAGTAATTAAAAAACTTGACTTACTAACTCTTAGAGAGGTAATATTAGAATATGCCGATAGATAA
- a CDS encoding methyl-accepting chemotaxis protein → MLNNMTIKAKIGLSAGTLVAFVSTLLVVGLVSSDVLKNGIESVKELKNQELHTHEMIGAHESYVGELSSAALVSGKFKKASVSHTECILGKWYSTLKDTKGYSKLSSSMKEEIEVMIKSHEKIHNIAKYYDSEYIHINKNLKAMLMQGISDHLKWSKQLLSDISFNQKVSVQKDPTQCKVGKWYYNFKDSEEFSKLSQKDISEFKELEASHSLLHNSVKTISTIQNKDKALNYYKYNTEKHLLSVINIFENKLSDIKYINDKNQVIFKEVSVDIPVLLDNVISTLHKYDDVEMEYMAVIEEEIDSNGKLIKIIYLIIGILSVFLLFFVAIVILNLLKDVNELGKGINSFFGYLNKEQKSVNTIVKNSNDEIGNMIEVINTNITKTKENFDEDNAAFDDIVDKLALLSEGDFSATINATYSGNYGRAKDAINSTISNIKEIVEEIAEVLKGIDDGHLDREIRIEFKGGYAQIKTSINSMSNNLSNVIETIDNSLQKLASGDLDAKIGADLPGDYNQLKVAINKTIEKLNTIIGSVNESTLQIASAADEVSSAAQSLSTGATEQASSLEETTAAVEEMAGGISQNAQNARKTNEVSRKTSSMAKEGGEAVYKTVDAMRNIAGKIGIIEDIAYQTNLLALNAAIEAARAGEHGKGFAVVASEVRKLAERSQTAAQEISQITTDSVKISEHAGTLLSEIVPSIEQTSELIEEISSASSEQDTGISQINYAMTNLDQVTQQNASASEELASASEEMSSQATHLKELVSFFKITGVTNQVSIQKTAPTAKIVKDNEPEANLENSNNFVQF, encoded by the coding sequence ATGTTAAACAATATGACGATTAAAGCAAAGATTGGTTTAAGTGCCGGTACTTTAGTTGCTTTTGTAAGTACACTTTTAGTAGTGGGGTTAGTATCTTCAGATGTACTCAAAAATGGTATTGAATCAGTAAAAGAATTAAAAAATCAGGAGCTGCATACCCATGAAATGATTGGCGCTCATGAGTCATATGTTGGCGAACTCTCAAGTGCTGCATTAGTTAGTGGAAAATTCAAAAAGGCGTCAGTTAGCCATACAGAATGTATACTTGGCAAATGGTACTCTACTCTTAAAGATACGAAAGGGTATAGCAAACTTTCTTCATCTATGAAAGAAGAGATAGAGGTTATGATAAAAAGTCATGAAAAGATTCATAATATCGCAAAATATTATGATAGCGAGTATATACATATAAATAAAAATTTAAAAGCTATGCTAATGCAGGGAATAAGTGACCATCTAAAGTGGTCCAAACAACTACTTAGTGATATAAGCTTTAATCAAAAAGTATCAGTTCAAAAGGACCCAACGCAATGTAAGGTTGGCAAGTGGTACTATAACTTTAAAGATAGTGAGGAATTTTCTAAACTTAGTCAAAAAGATATTTCAGAATTCAAAGAACTTGAAGCTTCACATTCATTACTCCATAACAGTGTTAAAACTATTAGTACTATCCAAAACAAAGACAAAGCATTAAATTACTACAAATACAACACTGAAAAGCATTTGCTAAGCGTTATAAATATATTTGAAAATAAGCTCTCAGATATTAAATATATAAATGACAAAAATCAAGTGATATTTAAAGAAGTTTCAGTTGATATACCTGTATTGCTTGATAATGTAATATCAACGCTACATAAATATGACGATGTTGAAATGGAATATATGGCAGTAATTGAAGAGGAGATAGATTCAAACGGCAAATTGATCAAGATTATTTATTTGATAATAGGCATTTTGTCAGTTTTTCTTCTCTTTTTTGTTGCAATCGTTATTCTTAATTTGCTTAAAGATGTTAATGAGTTAGGCAAAGGAATCAACAGTTTCTTTGGGTATCTCAACAAAGAGCAAAAGAGCGTAAATACAATAGTTAAAAATTCTAATGATGAAATTGGAAATATGATAGAGGTTATTAATACAAATATAACAAAAACAAAAGAGAATTTTGATGAAGATAATGCTGCTTTTGATGACATTGTTGATAAACTTGCCCTTCTCTCAGAAGGTGATTTTAGCGCTACTATAAATGCCACATACAGCGGTAATTATGGACGAGCAAAAGATGCCATTAATAGTACTATCTCAAATATAAAAGAGATCGTTGAAGAGATTGCAGAGGTGCTTAAAGGCATTGACGATGGACATCTAGACAGAGAGATACGCATTGAGTTTAAAGGTGGATACGCACAGATTAAAACTTCTATAAACTCTATGTCTAATAACTTAAGCAATGTCATAGAGACTATTGACAACTCTTTACAAAAACTAGCAAGTGGTGATCTTGATGCTAAGATTGGTGCAGATTTACCAGGTGATTACAATCAGTTAAAAGTTGCTATTAATAAAACTATTGAAAAACTAAATACTATTATTGGAAGTGTAAATGAATCTACGTTACAGATTGCATCAGCTGCTGATGAAGTAAGTTCTGCTGCACAGTCACTCTCAACTGGGGCTACAGAGCAGGCAAGTAGCCTTGAAGAGACAACAGCTGCTGTAGAAGAGATGGCAGGGGGGATAAGCCAAAATGCCCAAAATGCAAGAAAAACAAATGAAGTATCAAGAAAAACTTCTTCAATGGCCAAAGAGGGGGGAGAGGCAGTTTATAAAACTGTAGATGCAATGCGTAATATTGCTGGAAAAATTGGGATAATTGAAGATATTGCATACCAAACTAATCTATTGGCACTAAATGCAGCTATAGAAGCGGCTCGCGCCGGTGAGCATGGTAAAGGGTTTGCAGTAGTTGCAAGTGAGGTTCGTAAACTTGCAGAGAGAAGCCAGACTGCAGCGCAAGAGATTAGTCAGATAACTACCGATAGCGTAAAGATAAGTGAGCATGCAGGAACTCTTCTTAGTGAAATAGTTCCAAGTATAGAGCAGACATCTGAACTTATAGAAGAGATATCAAGTGCATCTTCCGAACAAGATACAGGAATTTCCCAGATTAATTATGCCATGACAAATCTTGACCAAGTAACACAGCAAAATGCTTCAGCTAGTGAAGAGTTAGCAAGTGCCAGTGAAGAGATGAGTTCACAAGCTACTCACCTAAAAGAGTTGGTAAGTTTTTTCAAAATAACAGGAGTTACAAATCAAGTTTCAATACAAAAAACTGCACCTACAGCTAAAATAGTAAAAGATAATGAGCCAGAAGCAAACTTGGAAAATAGTAATAATTTTGTTCAGTTTTAA